Genomic window (Candidatus Poribacteria bacterium):
CACCGATTTTAGATGTGTTTGAGCCGCTATTAGAGGAATCAGGGTTGGTTTTAAAATGGGAGGTTCCTGAAAAGTTCCCGAGGGTTAATGTAGACCGACAACTTTTCATGCAGATCTTTGTGAACCTGATTGACAATGCTATTAAATATACACCAGACGGTGGAGCGATTATCGTTTCAGCAGAGATCTGTTCAGGTGAAGGAACTGAAGGCGCGGAGATAGACTCGGAAGAGATCCTCCTGCGTGTAGAAGATACAGGTATCGGTATCCCGATGGAATCACAATCCCGCGTGTTTGAAAGGTTTTACCGTGTTGACGAAGGACGTGCCCGAGAAATGGGTGGCACTGGATTAGGATTGGCAATCGCTAAACATATTGTCCTCTCCCACAACGGAAGAATATGGCTGGAAAGCACCCTTGGACAAGGCAGCGTCTTCTATATCGCTCTGCCTCGGTAAAGAGATTCTTTTAACAACAAAAATTACGCAAAATCAGAGAATTAGGTCTATCATGACACAACCGTGCGGTTTCCAACCGCACCTACCGTGGAAATGCGTAAATCCTAAACACATACGACTAAATTTTCCACGTCTCCTGCGTGTAAGCCATCTCCCAAAAGAGATACTCATAACGACTGCTCAGCAAGAAGTAGTTTTTAATCCGTTCTTTTTGAGAGGCACTATGCTCGGCTGTGAGATTGTTGAGAAGTCCTCGCAACGATTCACCCAGCGATAGGAATTCGGGAGAGGCGTACATGTCAATCCACTCCTGATAGAGGGGTTCCGGCGAACCGCCTTGTGCAGCAAGCGTTGTGCCGATTTCAGCGTAACCCCACTGACACGGTAAAACACCGGCAACGATATCCGCTAAAGTCCCGACCTGCGCGACATCAAGTAGATGTCGGGTATAAGCATGTGTCGTAGGTGTCATCGGCGCGGCTTCCATCTCAGTGGCAGAGATACCGAATTTCGCACAATACCCGCGATGCAAATCCATCTCGGTGTTCAGTGTTGAATTGAGCAGTTCTGCAAACATCGCCATCGTCGCTTCATCGTGCGCCTTGATAACACCGTGTGCAAATACACGGCTATAGTCCAATAGGAACAGGTAATCCTGAATTAGGTAGAACTTGAATTTCTCTGTTGGAAGACTCCCATCGGCAATACCTCTAACGAAGGGATGCCGAAGATCCGCCTCCCAAATCGGTGCAGCAGTGAGCCTGAGTTCATCAGTAAATCGCCCATTTTGTGCCATAGTCTTTGTTGAAACTCCTTGGAAATATGCTATAATCTCTGTTGTATATCATACGCTAACAATGAAAGGATGTCAAAATGTTTGAAAAACTCGGAATCGTAACCAATATCTGGTCTGCAGAGATGGAAAGCGGCGCGCGCTTCGATAAACTCATGGTAGAATTCGGCGCGAACGGATTTAAGGATATGGAGGTTCGTGAAGGCGACTACCTGCGCAACTCTGAATTTGGGGAATGCATTGAACATCTCGAATCCGCGATGGCTGACTACACGGATGCGGAATACAAAACTATCTGTGATGCCGTCTGGGAAAAACAACCCTACGAAACGAAACATGCCACACTCTTCACGGAGATTGCAGCGTTCATTGAAAAAGCATCTGGACTTACCTTGAGTTATGCCATGTCCCATCCTTGGCTGTCATCTCCAAAGGACAGTGAAGCAGACATACAGCAGATTGTTAAGGCAAAGAAGTTGGCATACCTCCTCTGCCCGGCACAACCGCGGCTCCGACTCGTCGATCTTGACACCGAAGGAGACATTGACGAATCCGCTGCTATTGCCAACCTAAAGCGATATGAGGCACTTTTACCGGATTTTCCAATGGTTTTTGCTGTGGAGAACGCCCGACAAACCGCTACATTGACCTTGAAGTTAGCCGTCGCGGGCGGTGCCAAACTTACTTACGACGAAACAAACACATACCGTGCCGACGGGACAACGGTGAACCCTCCTGACGACTTCTGGGGGGCTGTTAAAATGACGGATCTCACCTCGGTCCATTTCAAACAGAAAACCGAAGAGGGTGTGCTCTCGGAAGTCGGTGATGGCTTTGTCGACTTTCGAGCCATTGCCGAACGCTTGAAAACGCAAGACTATACCGGCGATCTGCTCCTTGAAAACACGCCGACTGTGCATTCTCTGCAAGATGCCTTACGGAGTCGAGAGTATCTACTCAATTGCTAAGACAGAGATGCACACAGTGAAACGAATCTCTTATCTACATCCTCTTAAGTTTACCCCACGTGGTAGCGAGCTTGGCTTTCGGAGAAACTGGCAATACTGTAGCCAGTCCGTGTTCCCGAATCATCTTTGTCTCTTCAAATTCGCATTAACTTTCATTTTTCCTCTCCTTTTGAAAGCCGTGTAACCGTAAACCCGTTCCACACCCAACGC
Coding sequences:
- the tenA gene encoding thiaminase II, with protein sequence MAQNGRFTDELRLTAAPIWEADLRHPFVRGIADGSLPTEKFKFYLIQDYLFLLDYSRVFAHGVIKAHDEATMAMFAELLNSTLNTEMDLHRGYCAKFGISATEMEAAPMTPTTHAYTRHLLDVAQVGTLADIVAGVLPCQWGYAEIGTTLAAQGGSPEPLYQEWIDMYASPEFLSLGESLRGLLNNLTAEHSASQKERIKNYFLLSSRYEYLFWEMAYTQETWKI